From a region of the Candidatus Pantoea bituminis genome:
- the mrcA gene encoding peptidoglycan glycosyltransferase/peptidoglycan DD-transpeptidase MrcA — translation MKFVKYLLILAVCCILLGVGSVYGLFKYIEPQLPDVNTLKDVRLQTPMQVYSADGELMAQYGEMRRIPLSLQQVPPEMVKAFIATEDSRFYEHHGVDPIGIFRAVSIALVSGHASQGASTITQQLARNFFLSPERTLMRKIKEAFLAIRIEQLLTKDEILELYLNKIYLGYRAYGVGAAAQVYFGKPVDQLSLSEMAMIAGLPKAPSTFNPLYSHSRALSRRNVVLARMLDQHYITQQQYDEAHNTPLVAKYHGPEIAFSAPYLSEMVRQEMVKRYGENAYTEGFKVYTTVTRRLQQAAQESVRNNVMAYDMRHGYRGPTNVLWRVGEPALNQTEIEKALKKLPVYGPLIPAVVTNANSDEATAIMKDGTNVSLTLASVRWARPYKSDTLQGPTPKSVTQVLQAGQQIWVRKVGDSWWLGQVPDVNSALVSLDPTDGSVRALVGGFDFNQSMFNRATQALRQVGSNIKPFLYTAAMDRGLTLASILNDVPISRWDAGAGADWRPKNSPPTYDGPIRLRQGLGQSKNVVMVRAMRAMGVDYAAEYLQRFGFPAQNIVHTESLALGAASFTPLQVVRGYSVMANGGFLINPYFIKKIEDAQGQTLFEEKPKIACPQCNLPVIYGDTKKALALNEESVENVAASDQNQNSAVPQPELEQVPTQSQQNGDQQYAPHVVNTPLSFLIKSALNTNIFGEPGWMGTGWRASRDLKRNDIGGKTGTTNSSKDAWFSGYGPGVVTSVWIGFDDARRDLGRSTLSGAIPDQISGYEGGAKSAQPAWDDYMKAALDGVPVQPLTPPDGVVTVTIDRNTGKLANGGNTRQEFFINGTQPTEYSVHDVGTTIMDNGQSHELF, via the coding sequence GTGAAGTTCGTAAAGTATTTATTGATCCTTGCAGTGTGTTGCATTTTGCTGGGAGTCGGCTCGGTTTATGGTCTTTTTAAGTACATAGAGCCGCAGTTACCCGACGTAAACACACTGAAAGATGTGCGCCTGCAAACTCCAATGCAGGTTTACAGCGCAGACGGCGAATTGATGGCTCAATATGGTGAGATGCGCCGTATTCCACTGAGCTTGCAACAGGTGCCGCCTGAGATGGTAAAAGCGTTTATCGCGACCGAAGACAGCCGCTTTTATGAGCATCATGGCGTCGATCCGATCGGGATATTTCGTGCCGTCAGCATTGCGCTGGTCTCTGGCCACGCTTCGCAAGGTGCAAGTACCATTACTCAGCAGCTCGCCCGTAACTTTTTCCTTAGCCCTGAACGCACCTTGATGCGTAAAATCAAAGAAGCATTTCTGGCGATCCGCATTGAACAGCTGCTGACGAAAGATGAAATCCTTGAGCTTTACCTGAATAAGATCTACCTCGGCTATCGCGCGTATGGCGTGGGTGCTGCTGCACAGGTCTATTTCGGTAAGCCAGTGGATCAGCTTTCCTTGAGCGAAATGGCGATGATTGCCGGTTTGCCGAAAGCGCCCTCTACTTTTAACCCGCTCTACTCTCACAGCCGCGCGCTGTCGCGCCGCAACGTGGTGCTGGCCCGTATGCTGGATCAGCATTACATCACCCAGCAGCAGTATGATGAAGCGCACAACACACCGCTGGTGGCCAAATATCACGGACCGGAAATCGCCTTCTCCGCACCCTATCTCAGCGAAATGGTGCGTCAGGAAATGGTGAAGCGGTACGGCGAAAATGCCTATACCGAAGGATTCAAGGTTTACACCACCGTGACGCGTCGACTGCAGCAGGCTGCGCAGGAATCGGTGCGCAACAACGTGATGGCTTACGATATGCGTCATGGCTATCGCGGCCCAACCAATGTGTTGTGGCGAGTGGGTGAACCCGCACTGAACCAGACGGAAATCGAAAAAGCACTGAAAAAGTTGCCGGTTTACGGTCCGCTGATTCCGGCGGTGGTCACCAATGCGAACAGCGATGAAGCCACAGCCATAATGAAAGACGGCACCAACGTGTCGTTAACGCTGGCCAGCGTGCGCTGGGCGCGTCCTTATAAATCAGACACGCTGCAAGGGCCAACGCCGAAGAGCGTGACGCAAGTGTTACAGGCCGGGCAGCAAATCTGGGTACGCAAAGTCGGTGACAGCTGGTGGCTGGGACAGGTACCAGATGTGAACTCTGCGCTGGTTTCACTCGATCCGACGGACGGTTCAGTTCGCGCACTGGTGGGTGGATTTGACTTCAATCAGAGCATGTTTAACCGCGCAACTCAGGCGCTGCGTCAGGTCGGTTCAAACATCAAACCGTTCTTGTATACCGCAGCGATGGATCGCGGTTTAACGCTGGCTTCAATTCTGAATGACGTACCGATTTCGCGCTGGGATGCAGGCGCAGGTGCGGACTGGCGTCCGAAAAACTCACCGCCAACCTACGACGGCCCGATTCGTCTGCGTCAGGGTTTAGGTCAGTCGAAAAACGTCGTGATGGTGCGAGCAATGCGTGCAATGGGTGTTGATTATGCTGCTGAGTATTTACAGCGCTTCGGCTTCCCTGCACAAAACATTGTTCATACCGAATCGCTGGCGTTGGGTGCAGCCTCGTTTACGCCTCTGCAGGTGGTACGTGGATATTCAGTCATGGCGAACGGCGGCTTCCTGATCAATCCTTATTTCATCAAAAAGATTGAGGATGCACAGGGACAAACCCTGTTTGAAGAGAAGCCAAAAATTGCCTGTCCGCAGTGCAATCTGCCGGTGATTTATGGTGATACGAAGAAAGCCCTCGCGTTAAACGAGGAGAGCGTCGAAAACGTCGCGGCTTCCGACCAGAATCAAAACAGTGCAGTGCCGCAGCCGGAACTGGAGCAGGTTCCCACTCAGTCACAGCAAAATGGCGATCAGCAATATGCGCCACATGTGGTTAATACCCCGCTGTCGTTCCTGATCAAGAGCGCGCTCAACACCAATATATTTGGCGAACCGGGCTGGATGGGAACGGGCTGGCGCGCCTCACGCGATCTGAAGCGTAATGATATCGGCGGTAAAACGGGTACCACTAACAGCTCAAAAGATGCGTGGTTCTCAGGGTACGGCCCGGGCGTAGTCACGTCGGTGTGGATTGGCTTTGATGATGCACGTCGCGATTTGGGTCGTAGCACCTTGTCTGGTGCGATTCCCGATCAGATTTCTGGTTATGAAGGCGGCGCGAAGAGTGCGCAACCGGCGTGGGACGACTATATGAAAGCCGCGCTGGATGGCGTACCGGTGCAACCGTTAACACCTCCCGATGGCGTGGTTACGGTCACTATCGACCGTAACACCGGCAAACTGGCTAACGGCGGAAATACGCGTCAGGAATTCTTCATTAATGGCACGCAGCCTACTGAGTATTCTGTCCATGATGTTGGTACTACCATCATGGATAATGGTCAAAGTCATGAGCTGTTCTGA
- a CDS encoding HofO family protein, translated as MNEWIQRWLNLSTLPRYILLMAAALSLLLICWIAILRPLKVAQSALLLSLEQQQHSLQRRQHQLAQNPSLETLQQQWVQASAQLRSASSVPALEALLAARGQQLEQWQPDAQPRALTLHLQWAQFQPLFAEMATSSAPFPQRFQLAMQQTHLVAELWLEHEDAP; from the coding sequence ATGAATGAGTGGATACAGCGCTGGTTAAATCTGAGTACATTGCCGCGCTATATCCTGTTAATGGCGGCAGCGCTGAGTTTGCTACTCATTTGCTGGATAGCGATATTGCGTCCGCTAAAAGTAGCCCAGAGCGCATTGCTGCTTTCTCTGGAACAGCAGCAACATAGCTTGCAACGGCGCCAACACCAGCTTGCGCAAAATCCCTCACTGGAAACATTGCAACAACAGTGGGTGCAAGCATCGGCGCAGTTGCGTTCCGCTTCTTCAGTCCCCGCGTTAGAAGCTCTTTTAGCGGCGCGGGGTCAGCAACTGGAACAATGGCAGCCGGATGCTCAACCGCGAGCGTTAACATTGCATCTTCAGTGGGCGCAATTTCAGCCGCTGTTCGCCGAAATGGCTACATCTTCTGCGCCGTTTCCTCAGCGTTTTCAGTTGGCTATGCAGCAGACGCACTTAGTGGCTGAACTTTGGCTGGAGCATGAAGATGCACCGTAG
- a CDS encoding PilN domain-containing protein has product MDEIAQRLTLQKQAMQRLATQQKRLDNQQIQIQQLARWQQFWLDLPALLPDTLWLQRLEKRDLQLFLEGHAQDMQAIRAFRHQLANYPLFTLVQQGSVKRQSEGHYRFSLRAQLQEITDE; this is encoded by the coding sequence TTGGATGAGATCGCTCAACGCCTGACGCTGCAAAAACAGGCGATGCAACGGCTGGCTACGCAGCAAAAGCGGCTGGATAACCAGCAAATTCAGATTCAACAGCTTGCCCGCTGGCAACAATTTTGGCTCGATTTACCGGCCTTACTGCCTGACACGCTCTGGCTTCAACGGCTGGAAAAGCGCGACCTCCAGCTATTTTTAGAGGGGCATGCGCAGGATATGCAGGCAATTCGCGCTTTCCGTCATCAACTGGCGAATTATCCACTTTTCACTTTAGTGCAGCAGGGCAGCGTAAAGCGCCAGTCAGAAGGACATTATCGTTTCTCATTGCGGGCGCAACTGCAGGAGATAACCGATGAATGA
- the dam gene encoding adenine-specific DNA-methyltransferase → MKKNRAFLKWAGGKFPLVEEIHRYLPQGDCLIEPFVGAGSVFLNTEFDRYILADINNDLINLYNIVKNRTAEFIRDAQLLFTPEGNSEVCYYLRRTEFNLSTDSYQRALLFLYLNRHCYNGLCRYNLRGEFNVPFGRYRKPYFPEAELLWFAERSQKATFVCESYDVTLTNALKGSVVYCDPPYAPLSTTANFTAYHTNSFSLREQQHLAELAGKLATESQIPVLISNHDTALTRLWYQDAVLHVVKARRSISRSISGRTKVDELLALYS, encoded by the coding sequence ATGAAGAAAAATCGCGCTTTCCTGAAATGGGCGGGAGGAAAATTTCCCTTAGTAGAAGAGATTCATCGCTACTTGCCGCAAGGCGACTGCCTGATTGAACCCTTTGTTGGTGCCGGATCGGTGTTTCTTAACACTGAATTTGATCGCTACATCCTTGCTGATATCAACAACGACTTAATCAATCTCTACAACATTGTCAAAAACCGCACGGCAGAATTTATTCGTGATGCACAGCTGTTATTCACCCCAGAAGGGAACAGCGAAGTCTGTTATTACCTGCGCCGTACCGAATTTAATCTCAGCACTGACAGCTATCAGCGTGCGCTGCTGTTCCTCTATCTGAATCGCCACTGCTACAACGGTTTGTGCCGTTATAACCTGCGCGGCGAATTCAACGTGCCCTTTGGTCGTTATCGCAAACCCTACTTTCCTGAAGCGGAACTGTTATGGTTTGCCGAACGCTCACAGAAAGCGACATTTGTCTGTGAGTCATACGATGTTACCCTGACCAATGCCCTTAAAGGCTCCGTGGTGTATTGTGATCCACCGTATGCACCGCTCTCGACAACGGCTAATTTTACGGCGTATCACACCAACAGTTTTAGCCTGCGTGAACAGCAGCATCTGGCGGAGTTGGCGGGCAAACTGGCGACTGAAAGCCAAATTCCTGTATTGATTTCCAATCACGATACTGCGCTAACGCGTTTGTGGTATCAGGATGCAGTGTTACATGTGGTTAAAGCCCGGCGTTCTATTAGCCGAAGCATAAGCGGTCGCACGAAGGTCGACGAACTGCTGGCGCTCTATAGCTAG
- a CDS encoding HofP DNA utilization family protein — translation MHRSLLLLLLCCCSVLARDPFQPVLGAACVQPIEPLAGWRLQGIIGRDNHFQAWLLAPQGKAVKVHTDDPFPLVPWRVKTLTRHSVSLSVENSCSRQTISFQLKGRARDKDDHFNVGLVLSDASLRQ, via the coding sequence ATGCACCGTAGCCTGCTCCTTTTACTGCTGTGTTGTTGCAGCGTGTTGGCACGCGATCCGTTTCAACCTGTTCTTGGTGCAGCCTGTGTTCAGCCCATTGAACCGCTAGCGGGCTGGCGCTTGCAGGGCATCATTGGCCGTGACAACCATTTCCAGGCATGGCTTCTCGCCCCACAGGGAAAAGCCGTCAAAGTACATACAGATGATCCTTTTCCGCTTGTGCCGTGGAGAGTGAAGACATTAACGCGGCATAGCGTCTCGCTGAGCGTTGAAAACAGCTGCTCAAGGCAAACAATCTCATTCCAATTAAAAGGACGCGCACGTGATAAGGACGATCATTTTAACGTTGGCCTTGTGTTGTCTGACGCCAGCCTTCGCCAATGA
- the trpS gene encoding tryptophan--tRNA ligase, with protein sequence MSKPIVFSGAQPSGELTIGNYMGALRQWVQMQDDFHCIYCIVDLHAITVRQDPTALRKATLDTLALYLACGIDPEKSTIFVQSHVPEHTQLSWILNCYAYFGELSRMTQFKDKSARYEENINAGLFDYPVLMAADILLYQTNQVPVGEDQKQHLELSRDIASRFNALYGDIFKVPEPFIPKSGARVMSLLEPTKKMSKSDENRNNVIGLLEDPKSVVKKIKRAMTDSAEPPVVRYDIKEKAGVSNLLDILSGVTGKTIAELEQEFEGKMYGHLKGAVADAVSGMLTELQERYNHFRNDEALLEQIMRDGASKARAQAQETLKKVYQAVGFVAQP encoded by the coding sequence ATGAGCAAACCCATTGTTTTCAGCGGCGCACAGCCGTCCGGCGAACTGACCATTGGCAACTATATGGGTGCGCTGCGTCAGTGGGTGCAGATGCAGGATGATTTCCACTGCATTTACTGCATCGTCGATCTGCACGCCATCACCGTTCGTCAGGATCCTACAGCGCTGCGTAAAGCCACGCTGGATACGCTGGCGCTTTATCTCGCCTGCGGTATTGATCCTGAGAAAAGCACCATTTTTGTTCAGTCGCATGTGCCAGAACACACTCAGCTGAGCTGGATCCTGAACTGCTATGCCTACTTCGGCGAACTCAGCCGTATGACGCAGTTCAAAGATAAATCGGCGCGCTACGAAGAAAACATCAATGCGGGCTTGTTCGATTATCCGGTGTTGATGGCAGCAGACATTCTGCTTTATCAAACTAATCAGGTGCCAGTAGGCGAAGATCAGAAACAGCATCTTGAGCTGAGCCGCGACATCGCGAGCCGCTTTAACGCGCTGTATGGTGATATCTTCAAAGTGCCTGAGCCGTTTATTCCAAAATCGGGCGCGCGCGTTATGTCGCTGCTTGAGCCGACCAAGAAAATGTCCAAGTCTGACGAAAACCGTAACAACGTTATCGGTCTGCTGGAAGATCCTAAGTCGGTGGTGAAAAAGATCAAACGTGCAATGACCGACTCAGCAGAACCGCCAGTGGTGCGTTATGACATTAAAGAGAAAGCGGGCGTTTCTAACCTGCTGGATATCTTGTCCGGCGTCACCGGCAAAACCATCGCCGAGCTGGAACAAGAGTTCGAAGGCAAAATGTATGGCCATCTGAAAGGCGCGGTTGCTGATGCGGTTTCTGGCATGCTTACAGAGTTGCAGGAGCGTTATAACCATTTCCGTAATGATGAAGCGCTGCTTGAACAGATCATGCGTGATGGCGCGAGCAAAGCGCGCGCGCAGGCACAAGAGACATTGAAAAAGGTGTATCAGGCTGTGGGGTTTGTTGCGCAGCCATAA
- the nudE gene encoding ADP compounds hydrolase NudE encodes METVARSRLFTIEAVNLTFSNGAHRVYERMKPSEREAVMIVPIVDDHLILIEEYAVGLESYELGFPKGLIDPGESVNEAADRELKEEVGFGAGELTSLGKLTMAPSYFSSKMNIVVAEGLYEEKLEGDEPEPLIVRRWPLSDMLSLLQEPDFREARNVSALFMVREWLVKQGRIQYETSKS; translated from the coding sequence GTGGAAACTGTGGCGCGCTCGCGGCTATTCACGATCGAAGCGGTCAATTTAACCTTCAGTAACGGTGCTCATCGTGTTTACGAACGCATGAAACCTTCGGAACGTGAAGCCGTAATGATCGTGCCCATCGTGGATGATCATCTGATTTTGATTGAGGAATATGCCGTCGGGCTGGAAAGCTACGAGCTCGGTTTTCCTAAAGGCTTAATTGATCCGGGCGAGTCGGTGAATGAAGCGGCCGATCGAGAGTTGAAAGAAGAAGTAGGCTTTGGCGCGGGTGAGCTGACGTCGCTTGGCAAACTCACCATGGCACCTTCTTACTTCTCCAGCAAAATGAATATTGTGGTGGCGGAAGGCTTGTATGAAGAGAAGCTGGAAGGGGATGAGCCGGAACCGTTAATCGTGCGCCGCTGGCCTCTGAGCGACATGCTTTCACTGTTGCAGGAGCCCGACTTCCGCGAAGCACGCAACGTCAGCGCACTGTTTATGGTGCGTGAATGGCTGGTGAAGCAGGGCCGTATTCAATACGAAACTTCAAAAAGCTAA
- a CDS encoding phosphoglycolate phosphatase: protein MAHFTDIRALAFDLDGTLVHSAPGLADAIDLALADLKLPAAGIERVSTWIGNGADVMMSRALTYALGREPQPDEQRDARALFDKHYADTVEAGSTLFPQVKATLEALQAKGIPMAIVTNKPTPFVAPLLASLGIADAFPLVIGGDDVIVKKPHPAAIFLVLGKFGVLPGQLLFVGDSRNDILAAQAAGVPNIGMTFGYNYGEPIATSQPDLTLDSFEELLPAIGL from the coding sequence ATGGCTCATTTCACTGATATTCGTGCGCTGGCCTTTGATCTTGACGGCACTCTGGTGCACAGCGCGCCTGGTCTGGCGGATGCCATCGATCTTGCGCTGGCCGATTTAAAATTGCCTGCCGCAGGTATTGAGCGCGTATCAACCTGGATTGGTAATGGGGCCGACGTGATGATGTCGCGCGCGCTGACCTATGCGTTGGGCCGCGAGCCGCAACCCGATGAACAACGTGATGCGCGTGCGCTGTTTGACAAGCATTATGCTGACACGGTGGAAGCGGGCAGTACGCTGTTTCCACAAGTAAAAGCGACCCTGGAAGCGCTGCAAGCCAAAGGGATTCCGATGGCAATCGTGACTAACAAGCCAACGCCTTTTGTTGCGCCTTTGCTGGCATCCCTGGGTATTGCCGATGCGTTTCCGCTGGTGATTGGCGGTGATGATGTGATTGTGAAAAAACCGCATCCCGCAGCCATTTTCCTGGTGCTGGGCAAATTCGGTGTACTTCCCGGACAATTGCTGTTTGTCGGCGATTCTCGCAATGATATTCTCGCTGCCCAGGCGGCTGGCGTACCGAATATCGGCATGACGTTTGGCTACAACTATGGTGAACCCATTGCCACTAGCCAGCCCGATTTAACACTCGACTCTTTCGAAGAACTTTTGCCCGCTATCGGGCTGTAA
- a CDS encoding SPOR domain-containing protein, producing the protein MDEFKPEDELKPDASDRRPSRPRKSSSAPKVPVSRQHMMMGIGILVLLLLVLGIGSALNGSDESKPASTGNNPASSGGSNATGDRNIDLTESTSMAGGQNTPATEAPAENSAPVADNASSAPRDVSMPAVSSTPTQAAPVEAPANQQRVTLPGDLNSALSNQQQQVDNATQSATSSLPTAPATVSGNANSGTAAPAIRPAPVKNSTPARAQQQQPHRTASKPATSESKTHTTPARPVTSGSGTSSTANSASSTSLPGGNYTLQLSGASRADSLNAWAKKQNLSSYHVYKTTRNGQSWFVLVSGSYATPADAKRAVASLPAGVRAQNPWVKPLSQVKKEAQ; encoded by the coding sequence ATGGATGAGTTCAAACCGGAAGATGAGTTAAAACCTGACGCCAGTGACCGCCGTCCCTCGCGTCCACGCAAGTCGTCTTCTGCACCTAAAGTGCCGGTTTCCCGTCAACACATGATGATGGGTATCGGCATTTTGGTTTTGCTGCTGTTAGTGTTGGGCATTGGCTCGGCGTTAAACGGTTCAGACGAGAGCAAACCGGCGTCGACTGGAAACAATCCTGCATCTTCTGGCGGCTCTAACGCTACGGGTGACAGGAATATCGATCTTACCGAATCAACCTCCATGGCGGGCGGACAAAACACGCCTGCGACCGAGGCACCCGCGGAAAACAGCGCGCCTGTGGCGGATAATGCCAGCAGCGCGCCACGTGATGTCTCCATGCCAGCGGTCTCCTCTACACCCACGCAAGCCGCACCGGTAGAAGCGCCTGCGAACCAGCAGCGTGTTACTTTGCCAGGCGATCTCAACAGTGCGCTGAGCAATCAGCAGCAGCAAGTTGATAATGCTACCCAGAGCGCTACCAGCTCTTTGCCAACGGCGCCTGCGACGGTAAGCGGTAACGCAAATAGTGGAACAGCAGCGCCTGCTATCCGTCCAGCACCGGTAAAAAACAGCACGCCAGCGCGTGCTCAGCAGCAGCAGCCGCACAGAACTGCTTCGAAACCTGCGACCAGCGAAAGCAAAACACACACCACGCCAGCGCGTCCAGTAACCAGCGGTTCGGGCACCAGCAGCACGGCAAATAGCGCGAGCAGCACATCGCTGCCGGGCGGCAATTACACCTTGCAGTTGAGCGGGGCATCGCGAGCTGACAGCCTAAATGCCTGGGCGAAAAAGCAGAATTTAAGCAGTTATCACGTATACAAAACTACCCGTAACGGTCAGTCGTGGTTCGTACTGGTGAGTGGATCGTATGCGACACCAGCCGATGCCAAACGTGCCGTTGCCTCGCTGCCAGCCGGTGTGCGTGCGCAGAATCCATGGGTCAAACCGCTGAGCCAGGTTAAGAAAGAAGCCCAATAA
- the pilM gene encoding pilus assembly protein PilM, translating into MAFHTWQIGLDIQNRQLCALAIQPHREGWKLCHWWQQRLPQDTLRNGVLQSSPELVAALTTWRKRLPQRYSLRVALPDHLILQRPLPLPTQLLREPAMQRYVQAAARKLFPIEPEALALDYRADPASGQLCVTAARQAVVEQWYAPLHQAGLQPAVFELTSQAFNVTAKAARLPVNGVLVLRHETRWLWSDGAASHGTSELATLAELQQQLLPQGINIRLCDNRENALSAGAEPFSPSICFTISSHQCRNTPAILRSLLDLLYVRRIADGRSESSALASVALAASAATKLQYCFAAAVCHCVTRCATGVAYAFDFASRASATRDATHGIG; encoded by the coding sequence ATGGCTTTTCACACATGGCAAATTGGACTGGATATTCAGAATAGGCAGCTTTGTGCCCTCGCCATCCAGCCTCATCGAGAAGGCTGGAAGTTGTGCCACTGGTGGCAGCAGCGGCTGCCGCAAGATACGTTAAGAAACGGCGTGCTGCAATCTTCGCCTGAATTAGTCGCGGCGTTAACCACATGGCGCAAGCGCTTACCGCAGCGCTATTCGCTACGCGTTGCACTGCCTGATCATCTGATACTGCAACGGCCTTTGCCGCTGCCAACACAATTGCTGCGAGAACCCGCAATGCAGCGTTACGTTCAGGCCGCGGCGCGAAAACTGTTTCCCATTGAGCCGGAGGCGCTGGCGCTGGATTACCGTGCCGATCCCGCGAGCGGCCAGCTCTGCGTCACGGCGGCGCGGCAAGCCGTGGTTGAACAGTGGTATGCACCGTTACACCAGGCAGGGTTACAACCCGCAGTATTTGAACTGACTTCTCAGGCATTTAATGTGACAGCTAAAGCCGCCAGGTTACCTGTAAATGGCGTACTGGTTTTACGTCATGAGACGCGCTGGCTGTGGAGCGATGGCGCCGCAAGCCACGGCACTAGCGAACTCGCCACGCTGGCAGAACTGCAACAGCAGTTACTGCCGCAAGGTATCAATATCCGATTATGTGATAACAGAGAAAATGCCCTTTCTGCTGGCGCAGAGCCGTTTTCCCCTTCGATTTGTTTCACTATAAGCAGCCACCAATGCCGGAATACGCCAGCGATTTTACGCTCGCTGCTGGACTTGCTTTACGTGCGGAGGATCGCTGATGGTCGCAGTGAATCTTCTGCCCTGGCGTCAGTTGCACTGGCAGCGTCAGCGGCGACAAAGCTTCAGTATTGTTTCGCTGCTGCTGTCTGCCATTGTGTTACTCGTTGCGCTACAGGCGTGGCGTACGCATTCGATTTCGCAAGCCGCGCTTCAGCAACAAGAGACGCTACGCACGGCATTGGATGA
- the cysG gene encoding siroheme synthase CysG, with the protein MPHRVHSAHNLIFQSDRLKQLNPPISARLTRAFFRSFHGVFPLFCRLQGKRCLLVGGGDVAERKARLLLAAGADLYVGALDFSPAFQHWAQQGELTLLDGHFDPRWLKNCWLVVAATNDNNINQQVADTAEAQQIFCNLVDAPEQASAIMPSIIDRSPLMVAVSSGGSAPVLARLLREKLEAMLPQHLGQLAQFAGKLRVRVKTEFHSMGQRRHFWERFFNSDRLAQTLANGDNPRAQQITETLFNAAPEALGEVALVGAGPGDAGLLTLKGLQQIQQADVIVYDRLVSDDILNLVRRDAERVFVGKRAGYHCVPQDQINQLLLEQAQRGKRVVRLKGGDPFIFGRGGEELEVLAQHKIPFSVVPGITAASGCAAYSGIPLTHRDHAQSVRLVTGHLQKEGKLGWQKLAAEQQTLVFYMGLVQAPEIQRQLLTHGMRADMPVALVENGTSARQRVVTGTLAQLGELSQQVISPSLIIVGSVVSLRETLRWF; encoded by the coding sequence ATGCCACACCGCGTGCACAGCGCCCACAACCTGATCTTTCAGTCGGATCGGTTAAAACAGCTTAATCCCCCTATTTCAGCCCGCTTAACGCGGGCTTTTTTCAGGAGTTTTCATGGAGTATTTCCCCTGTTTTGTCGTCTACAAGGTAAACGTTGTTTACTGGTGGGCGGCGGTGATGTCGCAGAACGCAAAGCGCGTTTGCTGCTGGCAGCGGGCGCAGACCTGTATGTCGGCGCGCTGGATTTCTCTCCGGCTTTCCAACATTGGGCGCAACAGGGAGAGCTGACTTTACTGGATGGCCATTTTGATCCCCGCTGGTTAAAAAATTGCTGGCTGGTTGTCGCAGCGACTAATGACAACAACATCAATCAGCAGGTGGCAGATACCGCTGAAGCCCAACAAATTTTCTGCAATCTGGTCGATGCCCCCGAACAGGCCAGCGCCATCATGCCATCAATTATTGATCGCTCACCGCTGATGGTTGCGGTGTCGTCGGGTGGATCTGCCCCGGTGTTGGCTCGCTTGTTGCGCGAAAAACTCGAAGCGATGCTGCCTCAGCACCTTGGTCAACTTGCGCAGTTCGCCGGTAAACTACGCGTTCGAGTAAAAACAGAATTTCATTCAATGGGTCAGCGCCGCCATTTTTGGGAGCGCTTTTTCAATAGCGATCGTCTGGCGCAAACCCTGGCGAATGGCGACAACCCGCGCGCTCAACAAATAACGGAAACGTTATTCAATGCCGCGCCCGAAGCGCTAGGTGAAGTCGCTTTGGTCGGTGCCGGACCGGGCGATGCGGGATTGTTAACGCTGAAAGGTTTGCAACAGATTCAGCAGGCCGATGTCATTGTTTATGATCGGCTGGTATCAGACGACATTCTCAATCTGGTACGCCGTGACGCTGAGCGGGTATTCGTGGGTAAGCGCGCCGGATATCACTGCGTTCCACAGGATCAGATCAATCAGCTGCTGTTGGAGCAGGCGCAGCGCGGTAAACGCGTGGTGCGATTAAAAGGCGGCGATCCGTTTATCTTTGGTCGAGGCGGTGAAGAGTTGGAAGTACTGGCGCAACATAAGATCCCGTTTAGCGTGGTGCCTGGTATCACGGCTGCGTCAGGCTGCGCAGCGTATAGCGGCATTCCACTTACCCATCGCGATCATGCGCAAAGCGTACGGCTGGTCACTGGACATCTACAAAAAGAGGGCAAACTCGGCTGGCAAAAACTGGCTGCCGAGCAACAGACGCTGGTGTTTTACATGGGGCTGGTGCAAGCCCCGGAAATTCAGCGGCAATTGTTAACGCACGGAATGCGCGCCGATATGCCTGTTGCCTTGGTGGAAAACGGCACCAGTGCTCGCCAACGCGTTGTGACCGGCACGCTGGCACAGTTGGGTGAACTGTCGCAGCAGGTGATCAGCCCGAGCCTGATTATTGTGGGCAGCGTAGTGAGTTTACGCGAAACATTGCGTTGGTTTTAA